The Thermodesulfobacteriota bacterium sequence TTCTATCAGTTTTTTTACCATAGATATGGATTTTTCTGCAAACCCTGGAGAAGGAGAGTCCCCTCCCTTTTCTCCCATAGCCTCCGCAATGCGCGAAAACTTCTCTATGTTGCTTTCCAGATTAAACTCCATCACATAGGGAAGCAGTAACCCGTTTGCTATGCCATGAGGAACATGGTGCTCGCCCCCCATCGGGTATGCCAGGGCATGGGCTGCACCCACCCCTGCATTTGCCAGAGCAATTCCACCAAACAGACTTCCTCTTAGCATACTGCCCCTTGCCTCAATATCCTGACCATCCGTGACAGCTTTATGGAGGCTCTTAGATATAAGAGCTATTGCCTCCAGGGCAAAGAGATCGACGAACGAATTGGATGAAAGAGATGTGTATGCCTCAATAGCATGAGTAAGGGCATCCATACCGGTAAAGGCTGTAACCTTGGGTGGAAGGGATAGGGTGAGTTTGGGGTCAAGAAGGGCTAGATCAGCGAATAGATATTTGCTGTTCACACCTGCCTTACTCTTCGTACTCTTATCTGTGAATACCGCTGTAAAAGTAACCTCACTTCCGGTTCCTGCTGTTGTGGGGATCATAATCTTGGGTACCCCCGGTTTCCTGACCAAGTCAAGACCCTGATAATCTCTGGTCTTCCCTTCGTTTGTCAGCAATATTGAAGTTGCCTTTGCTGTATCCATTGCACTGCCGCCCCCAATACCCACTACAAGATCACAGCCTTTATCACGGCCCAATTGTGCACACTGATCAGCAGTCTCAATCTGTGGTTCAGGTTCCACTCCATCGAAGACGGTAACCTCTATCCCCTCTTTTCTCAATGACCGTTTGATGCTATCGAAGAGTCCTGCCCTGATGATACCTGGGTCTGCAACAACCAGGACTCTGGTTCCGCCTCTCTTTCTGGCTTCAACACCAACCCTTTCAGATGCCCCATTCCCAAAGATAAGTTCGGGTATTATCTTGAAATCAAAGATTTTCTCCTGCAATTATTACTCCTTTCCTACTATAAGCTGCCAAGAATTTTGAAGTTCGCTCAAGAATGCAAGGAAACGTAACACAAAG is a genomic window containing:
- a CDS encoding iron-containing alcohol dehydrogenase; translated protein: MQEKIFDFKIIPELIFGNGASERVGVEARKRGGTRVLVVADPGIIRAGLFDSIKRSLRKEGIEVTVFDGVEPEPQIETADQCAQLGRDKGCDLVVGIGGGSAMDTAKATSILLTNEGKTRDYQGLDLVRKPGVPKIMIPTTAGTGSEVTFTAVFTDKSTKSKAGVNSKYLFADLALLDPKLTLSLPPKVTAFTGMDALTHAIEAYTSLSSNSFVDLFALEAIALISKSLHKAVTDGQDIEARGSMLRGSLFGGIALANAGVGAAHALAYPMGGEHHVPHGIANGLLLPYVMEFNLESNIEKFSRIAEAMGEKGGDSPSPGFAEKSISMVKKLIENVKVPNRLRELGIPESAIEGLSSGAMKVTRPIENNPRKVTKEDAIEIYRRAY